One stretch of Candidatus Poribacteria bacterium DNA includes these proteins:
- a CDS encoding IS200/IS605 family element transposase accessory protein TnpB codes for MRVRSLTWSLRKYTKVVRESAKANPDKQTIRVRENPIIETNYRHNRLKVPKLGAVKIRMHRPLQGDPKEVTIVKKASGWYAHISCEIPDTPKVEPTDALAVDVGTTHYLTTSEGGKEENPRWYRQAEGLLRKHSKTLSRKKKGSNRRKKQQHTLALHHERTTNKRKDFISKLVYKLYHHYENNVLVAEDLGISNMVKNKHLSKSISDASWSEFFQWCGNRAERDGFHFHQVNPKDTSQTCSACGQKSPKKLSLAIRTFDCSFCGTSLDRDHNAAINILFRAACAHRGERWVTNLTETRNTNEARDAGLENARQLLLFDGLLTSPRL; via the coding sequence ATGCGTGTACGTTCTCTCACATGGAGTCTTCGCAAATATACCAAAGTTGTTCGTGAAAGTGCCAAAGCAAACCCTGATAAACAGACAATACGCGTTCGCGAGAATCCGATTATAGAAACCAACTACCGCCACAATCGCTTAAAAGTGCCGAAGTTAGGCGCAGTCAAAATACGCATGCACCGCCCCCTACAAGGCGACCCGAAAGAAGTCACGATCGTCAAGAAAGCGTCTGGCTGGTATGCTCATATCTCCTGTGAGATACCCGATACACCGAAAGTTGAACCGACTGACGCTCTGGCAGTTGATGTTGGCACGACACACTACCTAACGACTTCTGAAGGTGGAAAGGAGGAGAATCCGCGTTGGTATCGCCAAGCAGAAGGTTTACTGCGAAAACACTCCAAAACCCTTTCTCGAAAGAAAAAAGGGAGCAACCGAAGAAAGAAACAACAACACACGCTCGCGCTGCACCATGAACGCACTACAAACAAACGCAAAGACTTTATCAGTAAACTCGTCTATAAACTCTACCACCATTACGAAAATAATGTATTAGTGGCAGAGGATTTAGGCATATCCAATATGGTAAAGAACAAGCACCTCAGTAAGAGCATTTCCGATGCGTCTTGGAGTGAGTTCTTTCAGTGGTGTGGGAACAGAGCCGAAAGAGACGGTTTCCACTTCCACCAGGTCAATCCCAAAGACACCTCCCAAACTTGCTCTGCTTGTGGTCAGAAGTCGCCAAAGAAACTTTCGCTGGCGATACGCACTTTTGATTGTAGTTTTTGTGGCACGTCTTTAGACCGAGACCACAACGCTGCGATAAACATACTCTTCCGGGCGGCTTGTGCCCATCGTGGAGAGCGTTGGGTTACCAACCTCACTGAAACGAGAAACACGAACGAAGCACGAGACGCGGGCTTAGAGAACGCCAGACAACTCCTATTGTTTGATGGACTCCTGACAAGCCCAAGGCTTTAG
- a CDS encoding aspartyl protease, with the protein MEHTTRIELENLKDLHAVELGVRKSEEVRRLTIENALVDTGATGLCLPKSLIEQLGLTPLRSIEVQTANGPAERTVYSEVRYTVLERTYSIQVTDLPEDAPVLVGHMILEALDLCVDMRKGLIHNPAHGGAWTIKML; encoded by the coding sequence ATGGAACACACAACCCGAATTGAACTCGAAAATCTGAAAGATCTGCATGCAGTAGAATTAGGCGTTCGCAAATCCGAAGAGGTGCGACGACTCACCATCGAAAACGCCCTGGTCGATACTGGCGCAACAGGACTCTGTTTACCCAAATCCCTCATTGAGCAACTCGGACTCACCCCGCTCCGAAGTATAGAGGTGCAAACTGCAAACGGTCCTGCAGAGCGCACTGTTTATTCAGAGGTAAGATATACCGTCCTTGAACGTACCTACTCTATTCAGGTAACAGATCTTCCTGAGGATGCCCCTGTCCTCGTTGGACACATGATCTTGGAAGCTCTCGACCTCTGTGTTGATATGAGAAAGGGATTGATTCATAACCCAGCACACGGAGGCGCGTGGACAATCAAAATGCTCTAA